AAGAtagacaaaataaacaattaagCCATCTATTATTGGAAATGATACATGTCACTTGAGAAGTCAAATTTGATGTAGCCCACTCAGGCATACTATAACAACTTACTGAAGTTGGGGAACATAGGTGTTGGAGACCACTTATTTATCCATTAAAATCaagaaataattaagtaaaatcaCTACATTCTGTGTATGGGTTAGGTTGGATATAGGTAAACTTGGAGGGGCACAAATATAAATTTGGCAAACCAAGGGGCTGTGTAGGTCAACAAAAACCATCGAAAGGAATAGCACACCGGATTGGAAATTTTCCTCTCTGCTACAAAACACCGGCACTAAAAGCAAGAAAACGACTTTCTTTCTGAAACCCACTTTGAGTCGTGACTTGGCCAGTTGGCCCAGTAGCACACTTGCATGCATATTACAAACTAGTCGCTAATCATAGATTCCATTCAGGTTTATATTCAACAAAGCAGTTTTTGGACAttctcaaagaaagaaaaaacagtttgaacaagaaaaatggcaaTAATTATACCAGAAAAGAATCTACAAGATCGGATACTATTACAAGAATTTAAACTATATATGCTAAGATAATAAAGAATTAAATTGAAGTCGATGAAATGTACAATTAGTCACTGTACGACAATTTGCAGAGCGTCATCGGAGTTTGACCGGAGAGAAGTACGGCAGAGCGGGCAACTGGACTGAGCGCTCAGCCACGTATCGACGCAGTCAGAGTGGTAGCAATGGCGGCACTGAGGGAGAACCTTAACCTTCTCGCCGTCTTCGAAAACTCCGAGACATATAGAACACTCACCGCAGCCAGCCGCCTCCGAATTGCCGGAGGACTGGTACAAGATTATCGGCAAGCCTCGAATCAGGGCAGCGTCGAGGCCGCGCGGCTTCTGCGGCGGCGCGTTCGGCGCGTGTGAAGAGAAAGGTGAGTTGGAGGGGCGGTAGCGGCAAACCCATCTCGCGTAGAGCAAGAAGACGGTGACGAGGAGGACGACGGTGAAGAGGATCACGACGAAGAAGAGGGTGCGGCCCTTTACTTGGAACTCTTTGTCGTCGAGGACGGTGTAGTGGCCATGGAAGGGTCCAGAAGAATCTTTAGTCgacatttagggttttggtggtGGTTTTTGATTTGGTTGGAAAAGAAGGGGTGGTTTATAATTTATATAGGCAGTGCTGGAGGCGGCATTTTTCTACTAGTAAAGCTACAAGTAGAATTAGCTGGTGGCTTCACACAGTTCTTGGATGAGTGTTTAATTTataaaacgaaaaagaaaaaagagataagTTTTTGTAAGAATCTTGAGAGGGGCTTGGATTTCTACAATTGGAGGGTCCATTGACTTGGAAAAgatattttctattttcctAACTTTATCCTCAAACTCAATCAATTTGTGTCTCTCTTTTTTCAAGGGCCTCCTTTGTTGATTAATTTTCAAAGGGATGGGTTTGTTTTCACAGCATGTCTCTTTCTAACTCATCTTTATTAGCTTTTGGTCTTTTCATTAATGATTGTCTATCAGTTactaattaaaataattatACTCAATCACCTTTATATGTAAATTCAAacagtaaaaaataaaataattcaacttaaaaataattttttttaccatTATATTTACATGTAAGGGTGGTTGAATATaattttattgattaattattaaTCAGTGAACATTATTATTAGTCTTGTAGTGTTCTAACAATTGATAAACagttaaaatttgaatttatgtggatgatTTTAGTTCATTCCAAGAGACtagcagttaaaaaaaaaactaattaaatttGACTTATGTGGTAAGAGACTAAGAGATAAGATTTGGATTGATAGCTGTGCTGATTTCTTCTGCCAGCCACCTATTTCATTGGAGAGGGTTTGGATGTTTCTTAATTGCCTGCTATTCTCATTGTAAAGAAGTGATGGAAATTGCTTATCATGTGGTTTATGAtgcatctatttttttttacgtcaaggaattatgatgggtatatatatatatatatatatattttttctctcGTACCCAAATGAATGACTAAATTGCTTTTATCTATAAATGATCTATAATATCATGTTTTTATTGCCTTAGTcagactaattaattaattattattattatttcttttatgaaGGCATGAACATGGATTTTGGATGATCTCAACTTATGAAGgatggagaagaaatatgtcttGCTGACAGTGCCACCACACATACGATCCTTCGCGATCGGGTTTATTTCTCCACTTTAACACCTTCTAAAGCCAATGTGACTACTATCTCAGGTCCTGCAGACCTGATTGAAGGCTCCGGAAGAGCCCACATTAGGCTACCCAATGGAACTCAATTGTCCATTCAAGAGGCTTTATACTCTTCGAGATCCAGAAGAAATCTCCTCAGTTTTAGAGATATCCGTTTAAATGGATACCACATTGAGACCACAAATGATAATcatgtggaatatctttgcattacATCCAATAAAAACTGCCAAAAGCATATATTGGAAAAATTGGTTGCCCTATCATCTGGGTTGTATTACACAACCATTCAACCAATTGAGGCATACCATGTTGTGAACCAGCAGTTCAAAAATCAACATACATttatgctttggcatgaccgtttgggtcaCCCTGGATCCACCATGATGCGTAGGATCATTACAAATTCCAATGGACATCCATTGATGACTAAACATATTGTTTTGCCAAGCAAcccttgcaaagcctgctcaCAAGGGAAATTGGTGATTAAACCATCTTATGCAAAGATAGATATCGAATCCCCATCTTTTCTACAAAGAATTCAAGGGgacatttgtggacctattgacCCATCTTgtggaccatttcgatattttatggtccTAGTTGATGCCTCTACAAGATGGTCACATGTTTGCCTCTTGTCTACCCGTAATGTGGCATTTGCCAAACTACTTGCTCAGATAATTAAATTACGAGCTCAATTCCCGGACTACTCTATCAAGTCCATTCGTTTAGACAATGCTGGTGAATTTACATCTCAAacgtttgatgattattgcatgtctatgggaattgaaattgaacattcagttcctcatgttcatacacaaaatggtttgGCAGAAGCTCTTATTAAGAGACTTCAAATAATAGCTCGCACTTTGCTAATGAAAACAAAGATGCCAGTTTCTGCATGGGGAcatgcaattttgcatgcagCAGCTTTAATTCGGTTGAGGCCCATAGCCAACCATCAATATTCCCCATTACAACTTGTTTCTGGGAGCCAGCCCAATATCTCCCATCTTCGAACATTTGGTTGTgctgtttatgtgcctattgcaccgcCACAACGAACAAAAATGGGCCCTCAACGTCGATTGGGAATCTACATTGGTTTTGATTCACCATCCATTATTCGGTATTTAGAACCCATGACGGGTGATACATTCACCGCACGGTTTGTAGATTGCCATTTTGCTGAGACAatattcccgccgttagggggagataagactgTTCTAAATGAACGTCGTGAATTAATGTGGACTGTacccactatatctcatcttgaCCCTCGTactaaagaaagtgaaattgaAGTACGAAGGATTCTGCACCTTCAAAGTATTGCTAACACAATGCCTGATGCATTCACTGACACagcaaaagtgacaagatcacatatcccAGCAATAAATGCACCGGCAAGAATTAATGTCCAAATTGGACAAAATAATGTGGCGGCCAATGAGCCATCTACTGCACGCCTGAAGCGTGGCAGACCTGTAGATTCAAAAGATTCAGTTCCTAGAAAGAGGAAAACAAAGGCACATCTGAATCCTAATGAAATCGCCCCTGAAGAGAATATTGGGCAAGACATTAATGTCCGATCCACAATTCATGATTCTGTGACTACAGAAGAGGAAAATGACATCGGTGAGACACCAGCCCATGAAGAGGCTCAGGTacctgaaaataaggaaatttcCGTAAACTACGTGTACACCAATGAGTTGTGGGATCGTAGAGATATTATCATAGACAATATATTCTCATTCGCAGTAGCTACTGAAATAATAAAAGGCGATGACactgaacctcgctctgttaatGAATGTAGACAGAGACATGACTGGctcaaatggaaagatgcaatccaaacTGAACTAAATTCTCTAGAAAAACGCAGTGTTTTCGGACCTGTTGTCCAAACACCACCCAATGTCAAACCGGTTGGatataaatgggtatttgtgagaaagcgtaatgagaaaaatgagattgcaaGATATAAGGCGCGACTTGTTGCGCAAGGTTTTTCACAAAGGCCTGGGATAGATTATGAGgaaacatattctcccgtaatggatgctATCACATTCCGCTATCTAATAAGTTTAGTAGTTTCGGAAAAACTTGATATGCAACTTATGGATGTTGTTACTGCATACCTATACGGTGAGTTAGATACTGATATCTACATGAAAGTCCCAGAAGGACTTAGGTTGCCTGAAGCAACTACAAAACCACGCAGTATGTACTCAATCAAACTGAGACGATCcttatatggattgaagcaatctGGACGAATGTGGTACAACCGCCTCAGTGAGTATCTACTTAAGGAAGGATATGTCAATGATCCTATATGTCCTtgcgtgtttattaagaaatcaaattctggttttgcaatagtcgcagtttatgtcgatgacatgaatctgatTGGAAGTTCTTCAGAACTTGAAAAAACTGCTGAATatttaaagaaagaatttgaaatgaaagaccttggaaAAACAAGGTATTGCCTTGGGCTGCAAATTGAGCATTTGGATAGTGGGATTCTTGTCCATCAATCTGCTTATACAGAAAAAATTctgaagagatttggtatggaaaagGCTCACCCACTGAGTACCCCAATGGTTGTTCGGAGTCTTGACACtatgaaagatccatttcgtccaagacAAGATGAGGAAATTATCCTTGGTCCAGAAGTACCATATCTTAGTGCTATTGGTGCCCTACTTTATTTGGCACAatgtacaagaccagacattgcatttgcAGTTAGTGTATTggcaagatatagctctgctccaacatCACGGCATTGGAAAGGCGTAAAAGACATTTTACGCTACCTTCGTGGTACAACAGATATGGGTTTATTCTACACAAATAAATCTGTTGATAATCCCAcaattgttggatatgctgatgcagGATATCTCTCTGATCCGCATAGAGGTCGCTCTCAAACAGgatatgtttttacttgtggagaCACAGCAATTTCATGGCGATCATCTAAGCAAACACTCGTGGCAACTTCCTCTAATCATTCAGAAATAATTGCTTTATATGAGGCTGGCCGAGAATGTTTTTGGTTAAGATCCATGATTCGCCACATTCGAAGCACCTGTGATTTACCTTCAGTAACTGACAAACCAACAGTCATGTATGAAGACAATACTGCTTGTATTGCTCAGATTAAAGAATGATTCATCAAAGGTGACAAGACTAAGCATATCGCGCCAAAGTTCTTTCACACTCATGAGCTTCAAAAGAATCAAGAAATTGCAGTGAAGCAAATTCGATCCGACGAAAACTTGGCTGATTTATTCACCAAATCTCTACCTAAGTGTACTTTCCAGAAGTTGGTGAAAGGGATCGGATTGAGACGACTCTCGAAGCTATCAAGCGACGCATGCaaagatcagggggagattgcaatcagggggagcatcaagaaacatgctacctaggacatatgcgcgttgtgctctttttgtccttcgaccagggttatttttatcccactggatttttgttacctggcaaggtttttaacgaggcaacaataagcgcgtccaatgcCATCATcaattggtggacatccaagggggagtgttgtaaatattatttcttatgtggctgtccacgttattagttagggacctacatgtaatatatcaatagtttaaacacttatcatgtaaaccctacctctatataagagAGGCCTCTAAGACTGAATAACACACTTCTCTATTttcccctcatctctctttatACGTTTCTTACTCTCTACAAAGTAAGTCAATACTTTTTAACAATTGATTAATTATTAATCAGTGAACATTATTATTAGTCTTGTAGTGTTCTAACAATTGATAAACagttaaaatttgaatttatgtggatgatTTTAGTTCATTCCAAGAGACtagcagttaaaaaaaaaactaattaaatttGACTTATGTGGTAAGAGACTAAGAGATAAGATTTGGATTGATAGCTGTGCTGATTTCTTCTGCCAGCCACCTATTTCATTGGAGAGGGTTTGGATGTTTCTTAATTGCCTGCTATTCTCATTGTAAAGAAGTGATGGAAATTGCGTGTTACTCATGATTATGGACCCAAGACTACGTTTACACCAAATAGGAAAGTAAACAAATCTTttacataataaaaaaattaaaaaaagtagCCGAATCCCACGCAATTCATTTACCTGCTTACTTTTTTGATTTCATCTTTATATCTGCTAgaacatttcaaaattttggatgAACCTCGGTTTCCATTTTTTAATACAAAATGGTTATATGCTTTTTGATCTGATGTTAATAGTTATTACCATTTTTTCGGGTCGTATTTTGGCATCAACTTAATTTCTACTGTAGGGATCCAATGTGAAAAGCTGTTAGAACTTAGAAACTAACGACTTAAACAAGAGGAAATAAAGTTGCGAATATACGAGTCACTCGTGGTTGTAAAAGTATAGTCTGGAATCTGGATATATGTGTGTATGTTCGACCGTTTTcatcttttacttttttttttttagaaaaattcagGTACCGTCCACAAACTATTCTGTCAAcaccaatttgatacccgaactctcaaaagtatcaatgtgatacccaaaaacCTTATatggcatcaacgtgatacttccgtcaaaaaatTTTAACGGCTCCGTtggtttgctgacgtggcaagcacgtgggtcccatGTGATATTTTTATCAAGGACAGAATAGTCTTTCACcactttttaaatataaaaacaaacaaagcacagagctccatctccatctctttctctctctcgatGATACATTGATACCCATTAACATATTTCAGAAAACCATGGCCACGAAGGATGCATCACTTTGTGAAAAACCCAAATGTGATCACTGGCTTCATCGATTCGAACGGAAACAGCAGTACAAGCTTGATTTGGAGACGTCATTGATGAAAAGCTTGAAGATTGAATCTTGAGAAGGAATTGCTAAGAAAAACTTGTATGAAcaaaatttgaatattgaaaaggAATTGCTACAAATTGTGAACTAATCTCCAAATGTCTCTGGTAATCGTACAAATCTTCGACCTCTTCATATTGAACTCGTATTGGGATGGTTGAAATTGATGGGTCCAACTCATTCTTGGTTTGCTTTGCAGTTTCTGTTTTATAGTTTTACAGTTCCTTTCTTGAAACTTGACCCATTTCCGGTAATCAGAGTGCAAACAAACTGGTCAGCTCCTCCATCGTCCGCAAGCTCCAGTCCTTAACCACCAAAATCTTGGTTTTGGCCAAGTAATGTAACCACAGATCAGTCACTGCGTCCCTCAAAATACTCTTCTGGATAAGCAGAACATTAAAACCCGTCGACTTGATCTTCTTAATCATACTGAGAATGTAGTTCCTCTCCTCCTTCAAAATCCTATCCATCTGGGTATAGTCCGAAACCACAATGCTCTGCTCAATATCAGTTTTGGGAGGCGAAATCTGGAACTGAATCACAGCAATCTTCGCCTTCTCCATCCCAAACCCCTCGCCATTTCTCCACTATCCGACCCTTCTCCGCCGAAATCCCCCACCACGCATTGGGCTTCAATGACCAGCGTTTCAACACAGACCACTCCTGCAACTTGGGACTCACCCAGTTTCTCGAATTGCTCACAAGTACCTCTTGT
This portion of the Rosa chinensis cultivar Old Blush chromosome 1, RchiOBHm-V2, whole genome shotgun sequence genome encodes:
- the LOC112171125 gene encoding RING-H2 finger protein ATL66 — protein: MSTKDSSGPFHGHYTVLDDKEFQVKGRTLFFVVILFTVVLLVTVFLLYARWVCRYRPSNSPFSSHAPNAPPQKPRGLDAALIRGLPIILYQSSGNSEAAGCGECSICLGVFEDGEKVKVLPQCRHCYHSDCVDTWLSAQSSCPLCRTSLRSNSDDALQIVVQ